A genomic window from Betta splendens chromosome 17, fBetSpl5.4, whole genome shotgun sequence includes:
- the LOC114844401 gene encoding histone H1-like, with amino-acid sequence MAEKVPAAAAPAPAKAAKKKATKPKKSGPSVGELIVKAVSASKERTGVSLSAMRKALAAGGYDVEKNKARVRLAIKNLVSKEVLIQTKGTGASGSFKINKKTDTKPKKTAAKKPAPKAKKAAAKKPTAAKKLKPAAAKKSAAAKKSPKKAKKPAAAKKAKSPKKTAKSPKKVVKKAAAAKKPPAKKAAKPKAKKSAAKK; translated from the coding sequence ATGGCAGAAAAAgtgccagcagctgcagctccagccccgGCCAAAGCCGCCAAAAAGAAGGCCACCAAGCCCAAGAAGAGCGGCCCCAGCGTGGGCGAACTCATCGTTAAAGCCGTGTCCGCGTCCAAGGAGCGGACCGGCGTTTCCCTTTCCGCCATGAGGAAGGCTCTGGCTGCCGGAGGATACGACGTAGAGAAGAACAAGGCGCGGGTCAGGCTCGCTATCAAGAACCTGGTCAGTAAAGAAGTCCTGATCCAGACCAAGGGAACCGGCGCATCCGGCTCCTTCAAGATCAACAAGAAGACCGACACCAAGCCCAAGAAGACAGCGGCCAAAAAGCCTGCTCCCAAAGCCAAGAAGGCCGCAGCCAAGAAACCCACAGCCGCTAAGAAGCTCAAACCAGCTGCAGCAAAGAAGTCGGCGGCCGCTAAGAAGTCTCCGAAGAAGGCGAAGAAGCCCGCAGCGGCCAAGAAGGCAAAGAGCCCCAAGAAGACAGCAAAAAGCCCCAAAAAGGTGGTGAAGAAGGCCGCTGCTGCCAAGAAGCCTCCGGCCAAGAAGGCAGCGAAGCCCAAAGCCAAGAAAAGCGCGGCCAAGAAGTAA
- the LOC114844418 gene encoding histone H4: protein MSGRGKGGKGLGKGGAKRHRKVLRDNIQGITKPAIRRLARRGGVKRISGLIYEETRGVLKVFLENVIRDAVTYTEHAKRKTVTAMDVVYALKRQGRTLYGFGS, encoded by the coding sequence ATGAGTGGAAGAGGCAAAGGCGGAAAGGGACTTGGTAAAGGAGGCGCCAAGCGTCACCGTAAAGTTCTCCGTGACAACATCCAGGGCATAACTAAACCCGCCATCCGTCGTCTGGCTCGCCGCGGTGGAGTCAAGCGTATCTCGGGTCTCATCTACGAGGAGACTCGCGGCGTGTTGAAGGTTTTCCTAGAGAACGTGATCCGTGACGCCGTCACTTACACCGAACACGCCAAGAGGAAGACTGTGACCGCCATGGACGTGGTCTACGCCTTGAAGAGACAAGGACGCACCCTGTACGGCTTCGGAAGTTAA
- the LOC114844411 gene encoding histone H2B 1/2-like, which translates to MPDPAKTAPKKGSKKAVTKTAAKGGKKKRKTRKESYAIYVYKVLKQVHPDTGISSKAMSIMNSFVSDIFERIAGEASRLAHYNKRSTITSREIQTAVRLLLPGELAKHAVSEGTKAVTKYTSSK; encoded by the coding sequence ATGCCTGATCCAGCCAAGACTGCGCCCAAGAAGGGTTCCAAGAAAGCCGTAACCAAGACCGCCGCTAAGGGTGgcaagaaaaagaggaagaccCGCAAGGAGAGCTACGCCATCTACGTGTACAAGGTCCTGAAGCAGGTCCACCCCGACACCGGGATTTCTTCCAAGGCCATGAGCATCATGAACTCGTTTGTCAGCGACATCTTCGAGCGCATCGCCGGCGAAGCCTCCCGCCTGGCGCACTACAACAAGCgttccaccatcacctccagggAGATTCAGACcgccgtcaggctgctgcttcccGGGGAGCTGGCCAAGCATGCGGTGTCAGAGGGCACCAAGGCGGTGACCAAGTACACCAGCTCCAAGTAA
- the LOC114844412 gene encoding histone H2B 1/2 — translation MICIRRAVLSAQVNITTFTKMPEPAKAAPKKGSKKAVTKTAAKGGKKKRKTRKESYAIYVYKVLKQVHPDTGISSKAMSIMNSFVSDIFERIAGEASRLAHYNKRSTITSREIQTAVRLLLPGELAKHAVSEGTKAVTKYTSSK, via the coding sequence ATGATCTGTATAAGACGAGCAGTTCTTAGCGCTCAAGTTAATATTACGACGTTTACAAAAATGCCTGAACCAGCCAAGGCCGCGCCCAAGAAGGGCTCCAAGAAAGCCGTAACCAAGACCGCCGCTAAGGGcggcaagaagaagaggaagacccGCAAGGAGAGCTACGCCATCTACGTGTACAAGGTGCTGAAGCAGGTCCACCCTGACACCGGCATTTCCTCCAAGGCCATGAGCATCATGAACTCGTTTGTCAGCGACATCTTCGAGCGCATCGCCGGCGAAGCCTCCCGCCTGGCGCACTACAACAAGCgctccaccatcacctccagggAGATTCAGACcgccgtcaggctgctgcttcccGGGGAGCTGGCCAAGCATGCGGTGTCAGAGGGCACCAAGGCGGTGACCAAGTACACCAGCTCCAAGTAA
- the LOC114844416 gene encoding histone H4 encodes MSGRGKGGKGLGKGGAKRHRKVLRDNIQGITKPAIRRLARRGGVKRISGLIYEETRGVLKVFLENVIRDAVTYTEHAKRKTVTAMDVVYALKRQGRTLYGFGS; translated from the coding sequence ATGAGCGGACGAGGCAAAGGCGGCAAGGGACTTGGTAAAGGAGGTGCCAAGCGTCACCGTAAAGTTCTCCGTGACAACATCCAGGGCATAACTAAGCCCGCCATCCGTCGTCTGGCTCGCCGCGGTGGAGTCAAGCGCATCTCTGGTCTCATCTACGAGGAGACTCGCGGCGTGTTGAAGGTTTTCCTGGAGAACGTGATTCGTGACGCTGTCACTTACACCGAACACGCCAAGAGGAAGACTGTGACCGCCATGGACGTGGTCTACGCCTTGAAGAGACAGGGACGCACCCTGTACGGCTTTGGAAGTTAA
- the LOC114844399 gene encoding histone H1-like — MAEEAPAAAAPAPAKAAKKKATKPKKSGPSVGELIVKAVSASKERTGVSLSAMKKALAAGGYDVEKNKARVRLAIKNLVSKEVLIQTKGTGASGSFKINKKTDTKPKKTAAKKPAPKAKKPAAKKPAAAKKPKAAAAKKPAAAKKSPKKAKKPAAAKKAAKSPKKTAKSPKKAVKSPKKVVKKAAAAKKAPAKKAAKPKAKKTAAKK, encoded by the coding sequence ATGGCAGaagaagctccagcagctgcagctccagccccgGCCAAAGCCGCCAAAAAGAAGGCCACCAAGCCCAAGAAGAGCGGCCCCAGCGTGGGCGAACTCATCGTTAAAGCCGTGTCCGCGTCCAAGGAGCGGACCGGCGTTTCCCTTTCCGCCATGAAGAAGGCTCTGGCTGCCGGAGGATACGACGTAGAGAAGAACAAGGCGCGGGTCAGGCTCGCTATCAAGAACCTGGTCAGTAAAGAAGTCCTGATCCAGACCAAGGGAACCGGCGCATCCGGCTCCTTCAAGATCAACAAGAAGACCGACACCAAGCCCAAGAAGACAGCGGCCAAGAAGCCTGCTCCCAAAGCCAAGAAGCCCGCAGCCAAGAAACCCGCAGCCGCTAAGAAGCccaaagcagcggcagcaaagAAGCCGGCGGCCGCTAAGAAGTCCCCGAAGAAGGCGAAGAAGCCCGCAGCGGCCAAGAAGGCGGCCAAGAGCCCGAAGAAGACGGCAAAGAGCCCCAAGAAGGCAGTAAAAAGCCCCAAAAAGGTGGTGAAGAAGGCCGCTGCTGCCAAGAAGGCTCCGGCCAAGAAGGCAGCGAAGCCCAAAGCCAAGAAAACCGCGGCCAAGAAGTAA
- the LOC114844405 gene encoding histone H2A-like has translation MSGRGKTGGKARAKAKTRSSRAGLQFPVGRVHRLLRKGNYAERVGAGAPVYLAAVLEYLTAEILELAGNAARDNKKTRIIPRHLQLAVRNDEELNKLLGGVTIAQGGVLPNIQAVLLPKKTEKPAGKAK, from the coding sequence ATGTCTGGCCGCGGGAAAACTGGAGGAAAAGCCAGAGCTAAGGCTAAGACGCGTTCATCTAGAGCTGGACTCCAGTTCCCTGTGGGCcgtgtccacaggctgctgcgtaAAGGCAACTATGCCGAGCGCGTCGGTGCCGGAGCTCCCGTGTACTTGGCGGCTGTTCTAGAGTATCTGACTGCTGAGATTCTGGAGTTGGCTGGAAACGCTGCCCGTGACAACAAGAAGACCAGGATCATCCCTCGccacctgcagctggctgtCCGCAATGATGAAGAGCTCAACAAGCTCCTAGGCGGAGTCACCATCGCCCAGGGCGGCGTCCTACCCAACATCCAGGCGGTGCTGCTGCCCAAGAAGACCGAGAAACCCGCTGGGAAGGCAAAGTAA
- the LOC114844403 gene encoding histone H3 — protein MARTKQTARKSTGGKAPRKQLATKAARKSAPATGGVKKPHRYRPGTVALREIRRYQKSTELLIRKLPFQRLVREIAQDFKTDLRFQSSAVMALQEASEAYLVGLFEDTNLCAIHAKRVTIMPKDIQLARRIRGERA, from the coding sequence ATGGCCCGAACCAAACAAACTGCTCGTAAGTCCACCGGAGGCAAAGCGCCTAGGAAGCAGCTGGCAACAAAGGCTGCCCGTAAGAGCGCGCCAGCCACTGGCGGCGTCAAGAAGCCTCATCGCTACAGGCCCGGTACCGTGGCTCTCCGAGAGATCCGTCGCTACCAGAAATCCACCGAGCTGCTGATCCGTAAACTGCCCTTCCAGCGCCTGGTCAGGGAGATCGCCCAGGATTTCAAGACCGACCTGCGCTTCCAGAGCTCTGCCGTcatggctctgcaggaggccagcgAGGCTTATCTGGTCGGTCTGTTCGAGGACACCAACCTGTGCGCCATCCACGCCAAGAGGGTCACCATCATGCCCAAAGACATCCAGCTGGCCCGGCGCATCCGCGGGGAGAGGGCTTAA
- the LOC114844413 gene encoding histone H2B 1/2-like: MPDPAKTAPKKGSKKAVTKTAAKGGKKKRKTRKESYAIYVYKVLKQVHPDTGISSKAMSIMNSFVSDIFERIAGEASRLAHYNKRSTITSREIQTAVRLLLPGELAKHAVSEGTKAVTKYTSSK; the protein is encoded by the coding sequence ATGCCCGATCCAGCTAAGACTGCGCCCAAGAAGGGCTCCAAGAAAGCCGTAACCAAGACCGCCGCTAAGGGcggcaagaagaagaggaagacccGCAAGGAGAGCTACGCCATCTACGTGTACAAGGTCCTGAAGCAGGTCCACCCAGACACCGGCATTTCCTCCAAGGCCATGAGTATCATGAACTCGTTCGTCAGCGACATCTTCGAGCGCATCGCCGGCGAAGCCTCCCGCCTGGCGCACTACAACAAGCgttccaccatcacctccagggAGATTCAGACcgccgtcaggctgctgcttcccGGGGAGCTGGCCAAGCACGCGGTGTCAGAGGGCACCAAGGCGGTGACCAAGTACACCAGCTCCAAGTAA
- the LOC114844419 gene encoding histone H2B 7, with the protein MSIMNSFVSDIFERIAGEASRLAHYNKRSTITFREIQTAVRLLLPGELAKHAVSEGTKAVTKYTSSK; encoded by the coding sequence ATGAGCATCATGAACTCGTTCGTCAGCGACATCTTCGAGCGCATCGCCGGCGAAGCCTCCCGCCTGGCGCACTACAACAAGCGTTCCACCATCACCTTCAGGGAGATTCAGACcgccgtcaggctgctgcttcccGGGGAGCTGGCCAAGCACGCGGTGTCAGAGGGCACCAAGGCGGTGACCAAGTACACCAGCTCCAAGTAA
- the LOC114844410 gene encoding histone H2B 1/2, protein MPEPAKAAPKKGSKKAVTKTAAKGGKKKRKTRKESYAIYVYKVLKQVHPDTGISSKAMSIMNSFVSDIFERIAGEASRLAHYNKRSTITSREIQTAVRLLLPGELAKHAVSEGTKAVTKYTSSK, encoded by the coding sequence ATGCCTGAACCAGCCAAGGCCGCGCCCAAGAAGGGCTCCAAGAAAGCCGTAACCAAGACCGCCGCTAAGGGcggcaagaagaagaggaagacccGCAAGGAGAGCTACGCCATCTACGTGTACAAGGTGCTGAAGCAGGTCCACCCTGACACCGGCATTTCCTCCAAGGCCATGAGCATCATGAACTCGTTTGTCAGCGACATCTTCGAGCGCATCGCCGGCGAAGCCTCCCGCCTGGCGCACTACAACAAGCgttccaccatcacctccagggAGATTCAGACcgccgtcaggctgctgcttcccGGGGAGCTGGCCAAGCATGCGGTGTCAGAGGGCACCAAGGCGGTGACCAAGTACACCAGCTCCAAGTAA